CTGTTCTGGTTTCCGCCGTGGCCGTGCAACAGATAAAGCACCGGCCAACCCTCCAACGGTGGACGGCCATCGGGAATATAGACATTGACCTTGAGGTCGGCATCCAGCGCGGCACTTTTGAACGTGGCGTCTCGCAACTCGCCTGCCAAGGACAGGGATGGGGCAACAAGCAGGACGAGAAATACAAGCAAGGGCTTCAGCCGGTGCATGAGGCAAGCGTCTCCAGGGGTTGCAGCCGGGTTCGACACGAACCTATCAGCCTAAGGCCCGATGGATCAAGATTCATCGGGCCTCCCATGCATCCTCAATTCTCGCCATTTCTCAAGGGTTGTCGATAGAAACCACCATTACCGCAGCGCGCGAATTCAATCAGGCGGACGGCGCCTGAGGCTCCATATAGGAGAGCTCCCAGACATGGCCGTCGGGATCCTGGAAGCTGCACCCGTACATGAAGCCATAATCCATCACCGGCAGCCATGACTTGCCGCCGAGTTCGAGCGCCCTGGCGAGCGTGTCATCCACCTCCTTGCGGCTTGAAACCGAGAGGCAGGTCAGCACTTCCGTCCCCTTAGCGGTGTCGCTCACCTCCCCCGCCAGGAAACCCTTGAAGCGGTCTTCATGCATCAGCATGACGAAGATGTTCTGCTCGACGACCATACAGAGCGTCGATTCATCGGAATATTCGGGGTTGAAGCTGAAACCCAGCCCGCTGAAGAACGCTTTCGATCGCGCCACATCCTTGATCGGAAGGTTCACAAAAATCATCCGCATGCGCAGTCTCCTCCTGCCGGTGTCCGAAATCATGAAAAGGAAATGTTCAGGCCAGGGCCATGAGATCGGTGCGGAGCCTGCCTGGAATGCCGTCGCCCAGGGCCGCATCGACCTCGGCATGAGTCTTCGTCCAGATCGGCATTGCCTGCGACAACAGCGCATGACCTGCCGGCGTCAGCTTCATGCGGCGCTGGCGGCGATCTTCGCGATCCACAATGATCGTTACCAGGCCGCGCTTCTCCAGCGGCTTCAATGCCGCCGTCAACGTCGTGCGGTCCATGGCCAGCAAATGGGCCACGGGCGCCATCGGCGGCGGCTCGGGTCTGTTGAGCGACATCAACAGGGAAAATTGTCCGTTGGTGAGATCAAGGAACCGCAACGCTTCATCGAACTTGCGTCCGAGGGCCCGTGCGGCGCGCTGCACATGGAGACACAGGCATGTGTCGCGAACATGAAGGGTCGCCTCGAAAGGAATCACGATATGCTTTGACATGGGAAGATAATGTTGATATCAACCTATTTAGTCAACGGGAACGAAACGTGATTTCTGAGGAGGAATGACCGATGTTGAGCAATCCAGTTGTATCGCGGGAGGAGTGGCTTGAAGCGCGCCGCAGTCTACTCGCCAAGGAGAAGGAAGAAACCCGGCTGCGCGACAAGATCCGCGCCGAACGCCAGGCCATGCCATGGGTGAAGGTGGACAAGACCTACACATTCGATACGCCGACGGGCAAGAAGACACTGACGGATCTCTTCGACGGGCGTAGCCAATTGATGATCTATCACTTTATGTTCGGGCCTGACTGGGAGGCCGGATGCCCCGGCTGTTCGTTCCTTGCCGACCATCTCGGCGGTACGCTGCCCCATCTCAACAACCACGACGTAACGATGGCCGTTGTATCGCGTGCGTCCCTCGAAAAGATCGAAGCCTACAAGAACCGCATGGGTTGGCATTTCCCCTGGGTTTCGTCCTATGGCAACGACTTCAACTTCGACTACCACGTCTCCTTCACCAAAGAGGAACTCGATTGCGGCAAGGTGTTCTACAATTTCAACGAAGTCCCAAGTGAAGAGGCCCATGACGAACTGCCCGGCATGAGCGCTTTCTACAAGGACGAGAACGGCACGATCTATCATACCTATTCCGACTACAGCCGAGGCGGCGAGGAAATCCTCGCGACGTTGATGATTCTCGATCGCGCACCCAAGGGCCGCAATGAAACATCTACCCTGAGCTTCGTGAAGCGGCATGATGAATATGAAGTGCCGGCCCAGGCGCAGTCCTGCTGCGCCTGATCGCCGAACAAACGTCACGAAACGACAATAGCCTGTTTTACCGAAAGAGACCGGCGGAGCCGCCTTCCGCCGTGCAACGCTATTCATTCCTGTAATCGCAACATGGAGGAGCATCATAATGCAGGACGCCCATGGAACGTTCGTCTGGTACGAACTGATGACGACTGACACTGGAGCTGCGAAGGCTTTCTACACTGAAGTAACCGGCTGGAGCGCAAAAGATTCCGGAATGCCGGGGGTCGATTACACGCTGTTTTGCGCACCGAGCGGCGAACAGGTTGCAGGCCTCATGACGATGCCCGAAAGTGCATCGAAAACCAACATTCCGCCAGCCTGGCTTGGTTATATCGCCGTCCATGACGTCGATGGCTCCGCCGCCGAAGTCACCTCCAATGGCGGTACGGTACACCGTGCGCCGGATGATATTCCGGGTGTTGGTCGCTTTGCAGTGGTCAGTGATCCGCACGGCGCAGTGTTTGCGCTTTTCCGCGGCCTTGAGGGCGACACGCCGCCCACCGCCCCCATGGGTACACCAGGCTTCATCGGTTGGAACGAGCTGATGGCAGGCGACCTCGAAACTGACTTCACCTTCTATTCAGCCCTGTTCGGGTGGAACAAGGGTGAAGGGATGGATATGGGGTCGATGGGGGTCTATCAGATTTTCGGCAAGGGCGAGGCGATGTTTGGCGGTATGATGACCAAGCCCGCGACCGTACCTGCACCGCCTTTCTGGACATTCTACATCGGCGTCGATGCGATAGACGCGGCAATCGAGCGACTGACGAAGGCTGGCGGCAAAGTTATCAACGGTCCGATGGAAGTTCCAGGCGGCGCCTGGATCGTCCAGGCCATGGATCCGCAAGGAGCAGGCTTCGCTCTGCTGGCGCCAAAACGCTAGGTCCCCGCCTCAGGCATTACCAGCCAGCCGGGCGGCAGACCTCCGCCGCCCGGCAACTTTCCTGTCCTGCCCGCGACAGCTTTCCCGCCGCATTTACGGCAGAGGGAATTCCCGCCTTGCAATCTCTCTTCGCATTGCACAAACTTGCGGAAATGACGGCAAAGACCGTCGCGAGGGGTAAAGAACTGCATGGCGATCAAGGCTGCGATCTATCATCTCACCCACTATCAGTATGACAAGCCGGTCCGTCTCGGGCCACAAATCATCCGGCTCAAACCGGCCGCCCATTCCAAGACGAAGGTTATCAGCCATTCGCTGCGTGTTTCCCCCGCCAATCATTTTGTGACGCTGCAGCAGGACCCGTACGGTAACTACCTCGCCCGCTATGTCTTTCCCGATCCGGTGACGGAACTGAAGGTCGAGGTCGATCTCGTCGCCGACATGACGGTGTATAACCCCTTCGATTTCTTCATCGAGGAAGAAGCCGAAACCTGGCCCTTTGAATATGCGGAAGAAATTCGCGACGACCTGAAGATCTACATGAAGGCTGAGCCGGCCGGGCCGGCGCTGCAGGCCTATCTCGACCAGATCGACCGCACGCCCGAGCGCACGGTGGATTTCATTGTTGGCCTGAACGCGCGGCTGCAGCAGGCGGTCAACTACGTGATCCGCATGGAGCCGGGCGTCCAGACACCGGAACAGACGTTGACACTGGCGCTCGGTTCCTGCCGCGATTCCAGCTGGCTTCTCGTCCAGATTCTGCGTCATCTGGGTCTCGCCGCCCGTTTCGTCTCCGGCTACCTCATGCAGCTTGCACCCGATCTCAAGGCGCTCGACGGCCCCTCCGGCACCGAAGTCGATTTCACCGATCTGCATGCCTGGTGCGAGGTCTATATTCCGGGCGCCGGCTGGATCGGGCTTGATCCGACCTCTGGCCTGCTCACCGGCGAAAGCCACATCCCGCTTGCCGCCACGCCGCATTTCCGCAACGCCGCCCCGATCTCTGGCGGCCTCTATGGCGATGCAAACACGACTTTCGCCTTCGACATGAAGGTTTCGCGCGTCGCCGAGCACCCGCGCATCACCAAGCCGTTCTCGGACGAAAGCTGGGAGGCGTTGAATGCGGTTGGCGATTATGTCGATCGGGTTCTGCACGGCGCCGATGTGCGCCTCACCATGGGTGGGGAGCCGACATTTGTCTCCATCGATGATTTCGAATCGGGGGAATGGAACACCGACGCTGTCGGGCCAACAAAACGCGAAAAGGCCGATGAACTGATCCGGCGCCTGCGCGAGCGTTTCGCGCCCGGCGGCTTTCTCCACTATGGTCAGGGCAAATGGTATCCCGGCGAAAGCCTGCCGCGCTGGACCTTTTCGCTTTACTGGCGCAAGGACGGCAAGCCGATCTGGCACAATCCCGACCTGATCGCCGCCGAAGGCAAGGACACCCAGGTGACCGCCAAGGAGGCGGAGGCCCTGATTGCCGGTATCGCCGCGGAACTCGATATCGAACAGGATATGGTCATCCCCGCCTTCGAGGATCCGGCCGAGTGGATCATCAAGGAAGGCAGCCTTCCCGAAAATGTCGATCCGTCCAATTCCAAACTGGAAAGCCCGGAAGAACGCGCCCGTATCGCCAAGGTGTTCGAGCGCGGGCTGACGACCCCGACCGGCTATATTCTGCCGGTACAGGCATGGAATGCGAAGGCCGATGGCCAGAAATGGATTTCCGAGAAATGGCGCACCCGGCGCGGAAAGATATTCCTGATCCCCGGCGATAGCCCGATCGGCTTCCGCATGCCGCTCGGCACCCTGCCCTACGTGCCGCCATCGCAATATCCGTATATTCATGAGGCCGATCCATCGATCGAGCGCGACGACCTACCCGACTATGGCGCACCGGCGCGTGCGCTGGCGGAAGCATCAAGAAAGGCCGCTGCGGAAGCGCGCCAGAAACGCGTCGAGCAGGTGCTTGAGGCAGCGAATGCCGACATTCGTGGCGCAGTGCGCACCGCCATGAGCGTGGAACCGCGCGATGGCCGGCTCTGTGTGTTCATGCCGCCGGTCGAGCGGATCGAGGATTATCTCGACCTGATCGCCGCCGCCGAAAAGGCTGCGGCCGATCTCGGCCTGCCGATCCATATTGAAGGTTATTCGCCGCCACAGGACGAACGCATCAACGTCATGCGCGTCGCCCCCGATCCCGGCGTCATCGAGGTCAACATCCACCCCGCCTCCAACTGGAAGGACTGCGTCGAGATCACCACGGCCATCTACGAGGAAGCGAGGCTCACGCGCCTGGGCGCCGACAAGTTCATGATCGATGGCCGCCACACCGGCACCGGCGGCGGCAACCATGTCGTCGTTGGCGGCAACAATCCCAACAACAGTCCGTTCTTGCGCCGCCCGGACCTGCTGAAAAGCCTGATTTTGCACTGGCAGCGCCACCCGTCCCTGTCGTACCTTTTCTCCGGCATGTTCATCGGCCCGACCAGCCAGGCGCCCCGCATCGACGAAGCGCGCCACGACACGCTCTACGAGATGGAAATCGCGATGGCGCAGGTTCCACTGCCCGGCATGGCGCAGGCGCCCCTGCCGTGGATGGTGGACCGCCTGTTCCGAAATCTGTTGACCGACGTTACCGGCAACACCCACCGCTCGGAAATCTGCATCGACAAGCTGTTTTCGCCGGACGGCCCGACCGGCCGCCTCGGGCTCGTGGAATTCCGTGGCTTCGAGATGCCGCCGAATGCCCGCATGAGCCTTGCCCAGCAATTGCTGGTGCGTGCCCTCATTGCCCGCTTCTGGCAGAACCCGGCCGATGGCGGCCTCGTTCGTTGGGGCACGACCCTGCACGACCGCTTCATGCTGCCGCATTATGTCTGGCAGGATTTCCTCGACGTGCTTGCTGACCTGAGGAGCAATGGCTTCGACATCAGGTCCGAGTGGTTCGAGGCGCAGCTTGAGTTCCGTTTCCCCTTCTGCGGCGAGGTCGAATACGAAGGCGCCAAGCTGGAACTACGACAGGCGCTCGAGCCCTGGCACGTCATGGGTGAACAGGGCGCTGTCGGCGGCACGGTACGCTATGTCGACAGTTCGGTCGAACGCCTGCAGGTCAAACTCGAAACCGCCAATCCCGAACGCTATACGGTCGCTTGCAACGGCCGGCCAATGCCGCTCAGAGCAACCGGCGCATCGGCCACGGCGGTTGCTGGCGTACGCTACAAGGCCTGGCAGCCGGCGTCCGGTTTGCATCCCGTTCTACCTGTTAACACACCGCTTACATTCGATATTTATGATACATGGTCGAGGCGTTCGATCGGCGGCTGCATCTATCATGTTGCCCATCCGGGCGGACGCAGTTACGACACGTTCCCGGTCAACGGCAACGAGGCGGAGGCCCGCAGACTGGCGCGTTTCGAGCCCTGGGGGCACACCCCCGGTGGTTATCCCCTCACCCCGGAGACCATATCGAAGGAGTTTCCCCTGACGCTCGATCTCAGGCGTCCGGCAGGGTTATAGGCATAATGGCAAACAAGCAGACCATCGAAGCGGCGACACAGAAAAACCGGATCACAGATGATCCGGTTTTCGGCTATAGGGCCCTGCCCGGCATCGCCGATGAAATGGTCGATATCAACGGCAATGTGCGGCCGGTCTGGCAACAGTTGCTCGCCAATATCGGGCGCATGGACGAGACGGAGCTTTCCAACCGTTTCGCCCGCGCCGATCGCTATCTGCGCGATGCAGGGGTTTTTTACCGCGCCTATGGCAGCAAGGAAAACTCCGAGCGTAGCTGGCCCCTGTCGCATGTGCCCGTCATGATCGATGAACGGGAGTGGTCGGCTCTCAGCAAAGGACTGGTGCAGCGCGCCGACCTTCTGGAGCGATTGGCCTCCGATCTCTACGGCCCCAATCGGCTGGTGGCCGAGGGTATTGTTCCTCCCGCACTTGTCGCGGGAAATCCTGAGTTCCTGCGCCCGATGGTGGGGGTAAAACCCGCCGACGGTCATTTCCTGCACTTCTGCTCCTTCGAGATCGGCCGCGGCCCTGACGGCAACTGGTGGGTTCTCTCTGATCGCACCGAAGCCCCTTCCGGCGCCGGCTTCGCGCTTGAAAACCGGGTGGCAACCACACGCGCCTTTTCCGATCTTTATGCCGAAACCCATGTGCATCGTCTCGCCGGCTTTTTCGGCGCTTTCCGCGACATGCTGCAATCGCGCAAGCGCCATCCGGACGACCGGATCGCCGTGCTTTCGCCGGGCCTTGCCAACGAAACCTATTTCGAACACGCCTATATCGCCCGTTATCTCGGCTTCATGCTGCTTGAGGGTGAGGATCTCACGGTGCTCGACGATCGCGTCATGGTTCGCACCGTTGCGGGGTTGAAGCCCGTCGGCGTTCTCTGGCGCCGGCTGGATGCCGCCTTCGCCGACCCGCTGGAACTCAACCAGGGATCCCACATCGGTACGCCCGGTCTTGTAGAAGCGCTGCGGGCCGGCTCCGTCACGATCGTCAACGCATTGGGTTCGGGTATCCTCGAAACGAGGGCTTTTCTGGCATTCATGCCCGTGATCTGCCGGCAGTTGCTGGGTGAGGATCTGCTCCTCCCAAGCATTGCGACATGGTGGTGCGGCCAACAGCCGGAACGTGATCACGTTGCGGGCAACATCGAAAAGATGGTGATTGGCCCTGCCTATTCGACGCGGCCTTTCTTCGACGACAACGCCCAATCCGTTCTCGGCTCGTCGCTGCGCGATACCGCCAAGCTTTCAGTCGCTGACTGGTTGAAGACCGATGGTGCCAAGCTTGTCGGCCAGGAAGCCGTTACACTCTCCACAACACCCGCCTGGATCAACGGACGGCTAACCCCGCGACCGATGAGCTTGCGCGTCTACGTCGCCCGCACGCGCGACGGCTGGCAAGTCATGCCCGGCGGCTTTGCCCGCATCGGCAGCGGCGCAGATGCGGCCGCCATCGCCATGCAGGCTGGCGGTTCGGCTGCCGATGTGTGGATCGTCAGCGACAAGCCGGTAGAACGTACGACGCTGTTGCCGCCGGAGGAAAACTTCATCCGCACCATGCCCGGAAGCTTGCCGAGCCGGGCGGCCGACAACCTTTTCTGGCTCGGCCGCTACATCGAGCGGGCGGAAGGGGCGCTGCGCATCCTGCGTGCCTGGAATGGCCGCTTTGCCGAGACGGCAGACAGCGGCATGCCGCTGCTCAAGGATATCTCGACCTATCTCGCGGCCCTCGACATCGACACCAAGCAAGCGGTTCCCGACAGCCTGGTCGCCAATATCAACAGCGCGCTCTTCAGCGCCAGCAACATTCGCGACCGCTTCTCTGCCGATGGCTGGCTGGCACTCAATGACCTCGCCAAGACAGCGCGCAAGTTCCAGGCAACGGTGGAAGTCGGCGATGACGCGACCCACGCGATGACCGTTCTGCTGCGCAAGCTCGCAGGCTTTGCCGGTCTCGTGCACGAAAACATGTATCGCTTCACCGGCTGGCGGTTCCTGTCGATCGGCCGCTATCTGGAACGCGGATTGCACATGACCCGGCTTCTCGGCCACATGTCAGGCGAAGACGCGCCGGACGGAGCCTATGACATGTTGCTCGAAATCGGCGACAGCGTCATGACCCATCGTCGACGCTACAACGTCAACACTGCGTCCCTCACCGTGACGGACCTTTTGGCGCTCGATCCGCTCAATCCGCGCTCGGTGCTCTACCAGTTGAACGAGATCAAGACGGAAGTCGAGCAACTGCCCAATGCCTACGGTAACGGCCAGATGTCGTCCTTCTACCGCGAGGCTATGCGCCTGCATGCGGGGCTTGCCGTGATGACGGCGGACGGGATGAATGGGACGGTTTACAAGAAGCTGGAACAGGAGCTCGAACGCTTTTCCGATATTCTTGCCCGGACGTATCTCGGCTGAGCCTTACGTTTCCGGCACGATTCCGCTTGTCGAGGGAATCGGATAGGTTCGCCGCACACAGGTCACCCAGGACATTCATGCTCTACGACATCAACCTCACGATCACGTACACCTACGAGGTTCCAGCTTCCGGCGGCCGCCACGTCGTCCGCGTTCTCCCCCTTTCGTTGCCCAATCGTCAGCGGCTCGTGGCGGGAACCGTGAGCTTCAAACCGGCTCCTGAGGAACGCAGCGACAGCGTCGATTTCTTTGCCAATCCGGCAACCTCGATCGTCTTTCGATCCGCCCACGACAAGCTGGTGATCCGCATGCAGGCACGCGTGCAGCTTGACATCCAGCCACTTACCGCCGATTTTTCACCACCGCTTTCGGATTTTCCCGCCGAGATCGCCAATATCTGGTCGACCGCACCGGACTCCCCCCACCACTTTCTCGGTCAAAGCCCCCTGCTTCCCGAGGATCCCTTGATCGCCGCATATACGCTTTCCATCGTCAAACCCGGCATGACCATCCGCCAGATTGCCACCGCAATCTGCGAGCGCATCCATCGCGATTTCACCTATGACCCGAAGGCGACGACGGTCGAGACCCCGCCTCGCGAGGCCTTCAAGCTGAAGCGCGGCGTGTGCCAGGACTTTACCCACGTGATGATCACGGCGCTGCGAAGCCTCGGCATTCCCGCCGGTTACGTCAGCGGTTTCCTGCGCACCATCCCGCCGCCCGGCAAGGAGCGGCTTGAAGGGGCGGATGCGATGCACGCATGGGTCCGTTTCTGGTGCGGGCGCGCGGAAGGGTGGATGGAACTCGACCCGACCAATAATATTTTTGCAGGCGCGGACCATATCGTCGTCGGCCACGGACGTGACTATAGCGACGTCGCACCGGTCATCGGTGTGCTGAAAAGCTACGGATCCCATGAGACGGAGCAGGCCGTCGACGTGCTGCCGCTCGGCTGATCCAGAATGGTAGGATGCGCCGTCTCCTTTTCGCACAGGCGAGTGCGGCGAGGGTCCATACTTTCCGAGTATTGCAGGCTATTGCATAAAATTTGAGCGAAATCGCAAACGAGGTCGAAAGTTTCGGCTGCTAATTTACGCCCATCGGCAATGAATTCCGTGGGTGAACATGATGTTGAAGCAACCAAAAATCAGGATTTCCGGCGCGCGACTGTTGAGCGACCGAAAGGGCAATTTTGGTATTATGGCTGCGATTGCGCTGCCGGTTATCCTTGCAACAGGTGGCGTCGCCATCGACGCGACCAACCTCATCATGGCCAAGAACCACCTGCAGGACGCGACGGACTCTGCGGCTCTGGCCGCCTCGTCCGCGCTCGTCAACCAGAACATCTCGATTGCAGACGCCAAGCTGCTGGCCGCCAACTACCTGAAGGCCCAGATGTATAACTGGAATTCTTCCGGAACAACGGACAAAGAGGCAAAAGAACTAGCCCAGGAGTTTGCGTCAAATACGGCGGTTGACATCAAGGAAGTTGCCGGGCTCGGCAACAACAAGAATTTCTATGTCGACGTCTCGACCAAATTCGATGTCGCGCTCAATCCGCTCACGCAGATCATCGGCCAGAAAACGGCATCCGTCAGTTCGCGCAGCAAATCCGAGGCTTCGACCGAAGCCAAAAACGCGCTTTCGATGTATCTGGTGCTCGATCAGTCCGGGTCGATGGGAGAAAATACCGCGACGGTCAACCCGGACGCCCCGACCAAGCAGGAAAGTTATACCTGCGGCAAGAAGACTTGCGTTCGCACCGTGGATAATTACCTGACAAAGATTGCAGCGCTGAAGCTTGCGACTGCAAATCTGCTGACGCAGCTCAAGAACGCAGACACCACATCATCACTGGTTCGCACCGGTGCCGTGTCCTACAGCTCGAAGATGATGACGCCCACCGCGCTTGCCTGGGGTGTGACCGGCGTCCAGACCTATGTCAATGCGCTGCCGGCCAGCGGCAGCACGGATTCGAGCGCTGCTTTCGCCAAGGCCTATACGGATGTCTCAGCCTCTACTGAGAACACTGCACACAAGAACAAGAACGGCCAGGTCCCGACCAAATACATCGTCTTCATGACAGACGGCGACAACAATTACTACAACAACAAATCCACCAGCACCTCGGGTGACCAGTCGGATACTGCGACCCGGAAATCCTGCGACGATGCCCGCAAGGCCGGCATTCAGGTCTATACGATCGCGTTCATGGCGCCCACCCGCGGCCAGACACTGCTGAAGTATTGCGCAACGTCGACGGACCATTATTTCGCTGCGGAAAATGCCAACGAGCTGTCCGATGCATTTAAATACATCGGTGAAAAGGCGTCCAACATGATGGTCCGCCTGACCCAGTAACGGCCTACTTGCAACGCCTCTCGAAACCGCTCCGGATCACCGGGGCGGTTTTTCATTGTCGGCGTATTCCGGGCGATAGCTATTCACACCGCCTTCGAAAGCGCACGCGCCGGAAATTTCATCCCCTTGAAAACATTTATTGCAAGCGCTTCGCATCGGTGCATAAATTGCTCATATGCTCCGTTGGCGTTCGCCTCCGGTTTCCCGACAGGCAAAAGAAGGAACGATCTTTTCATGGTGAACCGTCAGTCGAATGAGGCGATCCCAAGCGCCGCACCGCGAGCGTCGAGTTCAAGCGTACTGGCACAGGAAATCATCGAGCGTCTGACCTATCGTATCGGCAAGGATCCGAAGGTCGCAAAACCGCACGACTGGCTGACCGCTGCAATTCTCGTGGTACGCGACCGCATCACCGACAACTGGATGGAATCCACCCGGCAGGTTTATGCGACCAACGCCAAGCGCGTTTATTATCTATCGCTTGAATTCCTCATCGGCCGTCTGATGCGCGATGCGGTCACCAATATCGGTCTGATGGACGAATTGCGCGAGGCGCTTGCATCCTTCGGCGTCGATATCAACATCATCGCCGGCCTCGAACCGGACGCCGCCCTCGGCAATGGCGGTCTTGGCCGTCTCGCAGCCTGCTTCATGGAATCCATGGCGACCGTCGATATCCCGGCT
This genomic stretch from Pararhizobium capsulatum DSM 1112 harbors:
- a CDS encoding vWA domain-containing protein is translated as MLKQPKIRISGARLLSDRKGNFGIMAAIALPVILATGGVAIDATNLIMAKNHLQDATDSAALAASSALVNQNISIADAKLLAANYLKAQMYNWNSSGTTDKEAKELAQEFASNTAVDIKEVAGLGNNKNFYVDVSTKFDVALNPLTQIIGQKTASVSSRSKSEASTEAKNALSMYLVLDQSGSMGENTATVNPDAPTKQESYTCGKKTCVRTVDNYLTKIAALKLATANLLTQLKNADTTSSLVRTGAVSYSSKMMTPTALAWGVTGVQTYVNALPASGSTDSSAAFAKAYTDVSASTENTAHKNKNGQVPTKYIVFMTDGDNNYYNNKSTSTSGDQSDTATRKSCDDARKAGIQVYTIAFMAPTRGQTLLKYCATSTDHYFAAENANELSDAFKYIGEKASNMMVRLTQ
- a CDS encoding DUF899 domain-containing protein; its protein translation is MLSNPVVSREEWLEARRSLLAKEKEETRLRDKIRAERQAMPWVKVDKTYTFDTPTGKKTLTDLFDGRSQLMIYHFMFGPDWEAGCPGCSFLADHLGGTLPHLNNHDVTMAVVSRASLEKIEAYKNRMGWHFPWVSSYGNDFNFDYHVSFTKEELDCGKVFYNFNEVPSEEAHDELPGMSAFYKDENGTIYHTYSDYSRGGEEILATLMILDRAPKGRNETSTLSFVKRHDEYEVPAQAQSCCA
- a CDS encoding transglutaminase family protein, with the protein product MAIKAAIYHLTHYQYDKPVRLGPQIIRLKPAAHSKTKVISHSLRVSPANHFVTLQQDPYGNYLARYVFPDPVTELKVEVDLVADMTVYNPFDFFIEEEAETWPFEYAEEIRDDLKIYMKAEPAGPALQAYLDQIDRTPERTVDFIVGLNARLQQAVNYVIRMEPGVQTPEQTLTLALGSCRDSSWLLVQILRHLGLAARFVSGYLMQLAPDLKALDGPSGTEVDFTDLHAWCEVYIPGAGWIGLDPTSGLLTGESHIPLAATPHFRNAAPISGGLYGDANTTFAFDMKVSRVAEHPRITKPFSDESWEALNAVGDYVDRVLHGADVRLTMGGEPTFVSIDDFESGEWNTDAVGPTKREKADELIRRLRERFAPGGFLHYGQGKWYPGESLPRWTFSLYWRKDGKPIWHNPDLIAAEGKDTQVTAKEAEALIAGIAAELDIEQDMVIPAFEDPAEWIIKEGSLPENVDPSNSKLESPEERARIAKVFERGLTTPTGYILPVQAWNAKADGQKWISEKWRTRRGKIFLIPGDSPIGFRMPLGTLPYVPPSQYPYIHEADPSIERDDLPDYGAPARALAEASRKAAAEARQKRVEQVLEAANADIRGAVRTAMSVEPRDGRLCVFMPPVERIEDYLDLIAAAEKAAADLGLPIHIEGYSPPQDERINVMRVAPDPGVIEVNIHPASNWKDCVEITTAIYEEARLTRLGADKFMIDGRHTGTGGGNHVVVGGNNPNNSPFLRRPDLLKSLILHWQRHPSLSYLFSGMFIGPTSQAPRIDEARHDTLYEMEIAMAQVPLPGMAQAPLPWMVDRLFRNLLTDVTGNTHRSEICIDKLFSPDGPTGRLGLVEFRGFEMPPNARMSLAQQLLVRALIARFWQNPADGGLVRWGTTLHDRFMLPHYVWQDFLDVLADLRSNGFDIRSEWFEAQLEFRFPFCGEVEYEGAKLELRQALEPWHVMGEQGAVGGTVRYVDSSVERLQVKLETANPERYTVACNGRPMPLRATGASATAVAGVRYKAWQPASGLHPVLPVNTPLTFDIYDTWSRRSIGGCIYHVAHPGGRSYDTFPVNGNEAEARRLARFEPWGHTPGGYPLTPETISKEFPLTLDLRRPAGL
- a CDS encoding transglutaminase family protein; the protein is MLYDINLTITYTYEVPASGGRHVVRVLPLSLPNRQRLVAGTVSFKPAPEERSDSVDFFANPATSIVFRSAHDKLVIRMQARVQLDIQPLTADFSPPLSDFPAEIANIWSTAPDSPHHFLGQSPLLPEDPLIAAYTLSIVKPGMTIRQIATAICERIHRDFTYDPKATTVETPPREAFKLKRGVCQDFTHVMITALRSLGIPAGYVSGFLRTIPPPGKERLEGADAMHAWVRFWCGRAEGWMELDPTNNIFAGADHIVVGHGRDYSDVAPVIGVLKSYGSHETEQAVDVLPLG
- a CDS encoding VOC family protein; amino-acid sequence: MQDAHGTFVWYELMTTDTGAAKAFYTEVTGWSAKDSGMPGVDYTLFCAPSGEQVAGLMTMPESASKTNIPPAWLGYIAVHDVDGSAAEVTSNGGTVHRAPDDIPGVGRFAVVSDPHGAVFALFRGLEGDTPPTAPMGTPGFIGWNELMAGDLETDFTFYSALFGWNKGEGMDMGSMGVYQIFGKGEAMFGGMMTKPATVPAPPFWTFYIGVDAIDAAIERLTKAGGKVINGPMEVPGGAWIVQAMDPQGAGFALLAPKR
- a CDS encoding MarR family winged helix-turn-helix transcriptional regulator yields the protein MSKHIVIPFEATLHVRDTCLCLHVQRAARALGRKFDEALRFLDLTNGQFSLLMSLNRPEPPPMAPVAHLLAMDRTTLTAALKPLEKRGLVTIIVDREDRRQRRMKLTPAGHALLSQAMPIWTKTHAEVDAALGDGIPGRLRTDLMALA
- a CDS encoding VOC family protein; the protein is MRMIFVNLPIKDVARSKAFFSGLGFSFNPEYSDESTLCMVVEQNIFVMLMHEDRFKGFLAGEVSDTAKGTEVLTCLSVSSRKEVDDTLARALELGGKSWLPVMDYGFMYGCSFQDPDGHVWELSYMEPQAPSA
- a CDS encoding circularly permuted type 2 ATP-grasp protein, with protein sequence MANKQTIEAATQKNRITDDPVFGYRALPGIADEMVDINGNVRPVWQQLLANIGRMDETELSNRFARADRYLRDAGVFYRAYGSKENSERSWPLSHVPVMIDEREWSALSKGLVQRADLLERLASDLYGPNRLVAEGIVPPALVAGNPEFLRPMVGVKPADGHFLHFCSFEIGRGPDGNWWVLSDRTEAPSGAGFALENRVATTRAFSDLYAETHVHRLAGFFGAFRDMLQSRKRHPDDRIAVLSPGLANETYFEHAYIARYLGFMLLEGEDLTVLDDRVMVRTVAGLKPVGVLWRRLDAAFADPLELNQGSHIGTPGLVEALRAGSVTIVNALGSGILETRAFLAFMPVICRQLLGEDLLLPSIATWWCGQQPERDHVAGNIEKMVIGPAYSTRPFFDDNAQSVLGSSLRDTAKLSVADWLKTDGAKLVGQEAVTLSTTPAWINGRLTPRPMSLRVYVARTRDGWQVMPGGFARIGSGADAAAIAMQAGGSAADVWIVSDKPVERTTLLPPEENFIRTMPGSLPSRAADNLFWLGRYIERAEGALRILRAWNGRFAETADSGMPLLKDISTYLAALDIDTKQAVPDSLVANINSALFSASNIRDRFSADGWLALNDLAKTARKFQATVEVGDDATHAMTVLLRKLAGFAGLVHENMYRFTGWRFLSIGRYLERGLHMTRLLGHMSGEDAPDGAYDMLLEIGDSVMTHRRRYNVNTASLTVTDLLALDPLNPRSVLYQLNEIKTEVEQLPNAYGNGQMSSFYREAMRLHAGLAVMTADGMNGTVYKKLEQELERFSDILARTYLG